One window of uncultured Trichococcus sp. genomic DNA carries:
- a CDS encoding aldose epimerase family protein: MKVSEAIIGQANGKDVVAYTLTNPNGSSLTAMTYGATITELMMPDKNGKTENVILAMDSLDDYVTHRPYYGATIGRIAGRITKGSFDLDGTTHQLVVNEGVNQLHGGPAGLDTHVWDAEVEASADEASIHFTMTDADGTNGYPGTLSVTVSYTLTAANEWKVTYRATTDQATLFNPTNHVYFNLSGDINKPILQHDLQLNSAVFAELGDENLPTGALLPTEGTPFDFRSVGKLAVAAEQNHPQTKKVAGFDHPFLLQHNDGEPDAILSDAESGRTVKMYTDQDCVVIFMHNGAVDKYTIAGNPVIQYAGITLETQALPDAINQEGFGDITLRPDEVYSAETIYKFEVQD, translated from the coding sequence ATGAAAGTATCTGAAGCAATAATCGGGCAAGCCAACGGAAAGGATGTCGTAGCTTACACCTTGACGAATCCCAACGGCAGCTCCCTTACAGCAATGACTTACGGCGCAACCATCACGGAACTTATGATGCCGGATAAAAACGGAAAGACTGAGAATGTGATTTTGGCAATGGATTCGTTGGATGATTATGTGACACATCGCCCGTATTACGGAGCCACAATCGGCCGAATCGCGGGACGCATCACCAAAGGATCTTTTGATTTGGACGGAACAACGCATCAGTTAGTCGTGAACGAGGGAGTCAATCAGCTCCACGGCGGTCCGGCCGGCTTGGATACACATGTCTGGGATGCGGAGGTCGAGGCTTCCGCTGATGAAGCCAGCATCCATTTCACAATGACCGATGCAGACGGCACCAACGGCTATCCCGGAACACTATCAGTCACGGTCAGCTACACGCTCACTGCCGCTAATGAATGGAAAGTCACTTATCGGGCAACGACGGATCAGGCGACCTTGTTCAACCCGACCAACCATGTCTACTTTAACCTGAGCGGGGACATCAACAAACCGATCCTGCAACACGATCTGCAACTGAACAGCGCCGTTTTTGCCGAATTGGGCGACGAAAACCTCCCTACCGGGGCCTTGTTGCCGACAGAAGGGACCCCTTTTGATTTCCGCAGCGTAGGTAAGCTTGCGGTTGCTGCTGAGCAGAACCATCCGCAGACAAAAAAAGTCGCCGGCTTCGACCACCCTTTCCTGCTGCAGCACAATGATGGAGAACCCGATGCGATTCTTAGCGATGCGGAATCCGGCAGAACCGTCAAAATGTATACGGATCAGGATTGCGTCGTGATTTTTATGCATAACGGCGCGGTGGATAAATACACGATCGCCGGCAACCCGGTCATTCAGTATGCAGGTATCACTCTGGAGACGCAGGCTTTGCCTGACGCCATCAACCAGGAAGGCTTCGGCGACATCACGCTCCGACCGGATGAAGTCTACTCGGCTGAAACGATCTACAAATTTGAAGTGCAGGACTGA
- a CDS encoding ROK family protein yields the protein MLVGGIEAGGTKFVCAVGNEKNELLERVAFPTTTPEETLEQVFAFFDRFDLAAIGIGSFGPIDVNKDSETYGHILSTPKLAWKDFDFLGAMKARYDIPMGWTTDVNGAALGESALGAAKGMKNIMYITIGTGVGAGAIVDGKILEGIGHPEMGHILVRPHEDDHYEGFCPYHGNCLEGMAAGPSIDGRLGKAGKDVEPTDAVWDYIAYYIAQALEAYTVILRPERIVLGGGVMKVPGMLDNIKGKFTKLLADYVPVPAVDDYLVLPGLGDDAGITGAIILANEVKA from the coding sequence ATGCTAGTAGGTGGAATTGAAGCAGGCGGAACAAAATTTGTGTGCGCTGTCGGAAATGAAAAAAATGAGTTGTTGGAACGGGTTGCTTTCCCGACCACTACGCCGGAAGAAACACTGGAGCAGGTGTTTGCTTTCTTTGATCGTTTTGATTTAGCTGCAATCGGAATCGGTTCCTTTGGGCCGATCGACGTCAACAAAGACTCGGAAACATATGGACATATTCTCTCCACACCAAAGTTGGCCTGGAAAGATTTTGATTTCCTGGGTGCCATGAAAGCCCGGTACGATATTCCGATGGGGTGGACGACAGATGTGAACGGTGCTGCCTTGGGCGAATCCGCACTGGGCGCAGCAAAAGGAATGAAGAATATCATGTACATCACGATCGGCACAGGTGTTGGAGCAGGTGCGATCGTGGACGGAAAAATACTTGAAGGCATCGGGCATCCGGAAATGGGGCATATTCTGGTGCGTCCGCACGAAGATGACCACTATGAAGGTTTCTGCCCTTATCACGGCAACTGCCTGGAAGGTATGGCTGCCGGTCCTTCAATCGATGGACGACTGGGTAAAGCGGGTAAAGACGTTGAGCCTACCGATGCGGTCTGGGACTACATCGCTTATTATATCGCGCAGGCTTTGGAAGCCTACACGGTCATCCTGCGTCCGGAGCGCATTGTACTGGGTGGTGGCGTCATGAAAGTTCCTGGTATGCTTGATAATATCAAAGGGAAATTTACGAAGCTGCTTGCCGACTATGTGCCGGTACCTGCTGTCGATGATTATCTTGTGTTGCCAGGCTTGGGCGATGATGCCGGTATTACCGGTGCAATCATCCTAGCGAATGAAGTGAAAGCTTAG
- the manA gene encoding mannose-6-phosphate isomerase, class I, translating into MQEPLFIQPVLQEKIWGGTKLRDIYGYDIPSDHTGECWAISAHPDGTGAVENGPYAGTKLDVLYAEHPELFENPTSPVFPLLTKIIDAAEALSVQVHPDDAYGLKHEGELGKTECWYIIDADEDAEIIYGHNAQTKEQFSDMIAEGNWDTLLRHVKVKKGDFFFVPSGTIHAIGGGIMILETQQSSNTTYRVYDFDRKDDQGNTRDLHIQQSIEVSMIPHKDPADHFETTVVDGNTVTTFIESDYFTVYKWDILSEMAFQKTAPYTLGSVIEGSGSLTVAGKVYPLHKGDHFILPATVSAWTLSGNMELIASTPGPKNS; encoded by the coding sequence ATGCAAGAGCCATTGTTCATCCAACCTGTCCTGCAAGAAAAAATCTGGGGCGGCACAAAGCTGCGCGACATCTACGGGTACGACATCCCAAGTGACCACACCGGAGAATGCTGGGCCATCAGCGCCCATCCCGACGGTACCGGCGCGGTAGAAAACGGCCCATACGCCGGCACCAAGCTGGATGTCCTTTATGCGGAGCATCCTGAGCTGTTCGAAAATCCGACTTCGCCCGTCTTCCCATTGCTGACCAAAATCATCGATGCTGCCGAAGCCTTGTCCGTCCAAGTGCATCCGGATGATGCCTACGGACTGAAGCATGAAGGCGAGCTGGGGAAAACCGAATGCTGGTACATCATCGATGCCGATGAAGATGCTGAAATCATCTACGGACACAATGCCCAAACAAAAGAACAGTTTTCCGACATGATCGCTGAAGGAAACTGGGATACCCTGCTGCGCCATGTCAAAGTGAAGAAAGGCGACTTCTTCTTCGTACCGAGCGGCACCATCCATGCCATCGGCGGCGGCATCATGATTCTGGAGACGCAACAGAGCAGCAACACGACTTACCGCGTCTATGACTTCGACCGCAAGGACGATCAGGGCAACACCCGCGACCTGCACATCCAGCAATCGATCGAGGTGTCGATGATTCCGCACAAGGATCCTGCGGACCACTTCGAAACAACCGTAGTCGACGGCAACACCGTCACGACTTTCATCGAAAGCGACTATTTCACTGTCTACAAGTGGGATATCCTTTCGGAAATGGCTTTCCAGAAGACGGCTCCCTACACCTTGGGAAGCGTCATCGAAGGCAGCGGCAGCCTGACTGTCGCCGGAAAAGTCTATCCGTTGCACAAAGGCGACCACTTTATCCTGCCTGCGACCGTTTCAGCTTGGACACTGTCCGGCAACATGGAACTGATCGCCTCCACACCCGGACCGAAAAACAGCTGA